TTGGGGATCTTCATTTCCAAGATGCccaattctttctctgagcagtgctgggaacacGCCCGAGGGCTGCTGGTGAGGCGGCAGCGCTGCCTCTCTCCGTGCCCTCTCCCGccggcagtgggagctgctgcccgcGGGAACgctgcctgtcctgcctgtcctggccctcctgccctgcttccAGGACCGGCTCTCGTCCTCCAGGACTGGCTCTCGTCCTCCAGGATCCCGGGCTCAGGACCTGTCCCCCTACCACGCTGCCCTCTTCAGTCTGCAGCCCCCTCCATGCCAAGGCTGGCACTTTGCTGCTGGAGCCCGGGCAGCTGTGGAGGCAGAGTCTGGCACCTCCCTGGCATTGTCACCTCCCCTGGGTCCTGCACCTTGCAGGTGTCCCTGTGGGGTGCTGGGGTGTTCCCAGCCTGACACTGAGCATTGGTAACTCAgcccccagagcctgcagccccacagggagggcagggcaggtcaGAGTCACCCccaggctccagctgggagcacacCCCACAcgtgggcactgccagggccccggtgtccctgcagcagtgccagccctgccaccccaCCGTGCCCCCCGCTCctgtcacagctgtgcccacagcccggagcacctggggatgctgcagtgccagggggtCTCTGCTGGCCGACGTCTGCTCGGATGTTCTTGGCTCTGAAGGGTGGCCCAGGACATGGAAGACTCCATTGCTGCTGCCCAGGTCCAGACAACATCCATGTTCTCTGCCCAGGGTGGAGCCCAGAGCTCCTTGGCCTCCCAGGCACGGTTCCTTCTGTCAGTGAAGCACAGGCTGATGGTTAATGACCATTCCTGGGCTTAGATTTCAGAGGTCTTTGTTACCCAGGTGCTTGTAACCCAATCTCCCGGGCTTGGCTTCCCTGCAGCAGATCCAATAGCAGCTGTCCCTGAAAGGTGAGCCCCTGCCCACTACCAGGGCCACTGGCAGCCACAGGGACctggctggcagctcagcccccgATGCTCCCCACAGGACTGCCACAGCCGCCgggacagcacagcccttcTGCCACCAACCCCGAGGCCCTGGGAAGTATCTCAGGACAGGTAGGGATGGGGGAACTgtgaggaggggagagaggggtACCCGTGTGCACCAAAACAATTGAGgtcacctgaggagaaggaacaGAGTCTTGGTGGCCTCCAGGAGAAGTGTGCAAACATACTGGTGTACCAGACCCCGCCTGAGATGAGGCTGGGTCCCCTCAGACCCCTCCCCACGAGCCTTTGTGCCaccccctgtgccagcacagcccggggctggggagggtggggctgtgccagtgccactgTGCCACTTGTCTCCaagtgctgctccccagccccgcCAGACCCCTCGCTCCTGCttcccccctgctcccccagtcCCAGGCTGCACCCTGAACAGGCTGCTGAGATCTGGCCAGCACGcattccctgcagagctcccggTGTGGCACTGGCACATGCCATGGATGTAGTGGCAGTGTCACTGCAGTGGCAGCATCCCgctctgccaggcagggctgggcaggggtggcaggCAGCGGGCAGGGTGTTGGGCAGggatcctgctgctcccaccgcACGGACCGCTTCCACCTCCCCCACGTGTCGGGGGCACTCGGAGGTGACGTCCCAGCGCTGTGCCCCTCCCCAGCCATGCGCTCACGGCTCCTctcgccccctccccagcatgTCCCAGGCCGGTGGCAGCCCCCGGGCAGAGGGCTCGGGGCCGTGTGTCGGGGCGCACTCGCGCACCCCCAGCCGGGGCAGCCAGCGCGTCGAGTGCATCATCTGCTACTCCTCCTACGACCTGGGCGTGCGGCTGCCGCGGCGCCTGTACTGCGGGCACACCTTCTGCCAGGCGTGCCTGAAGCGCCTGGACGCGGTCAGCAACGAGCAGCGCTGGATCCCGTGCCCGCAGTGCCGCCAAAACACGCCCACGCCGCGCGGAGGGGTCACCATGCTGGACCTGGACCTGGCCACCTTCCTGGCCGTCAAGGCTGACAAGGAGCAGCCGCGGGGCGCCGGCAGGAGCCCGGCCGCGCTGCCCGCCAAGGGCCCGGGCAAGGAGCCGGCCGTGACCCAGCAGCCGGCGGGGCTGTGCCAAGAGCCGGTGCCCCCGGCGCTGCTGCCCCGGCGCGGCTGCTGccggctgtgcctgtgctgcgGGGTCACCGCCGCCTTCGAGAGCTGAGCACCAGGGGCCGGCCCGAGACTGCTTCTGGGACCCACTGGggactgcagtgctggggctgtgctggcagcccaggaagagcttcagcctgggcagggctttCCTGCCCATCCTGTCCGGAtttggggagcagcagtgggggaGCAGGATGCTACCACCCCCTCATCCTGCCCGTCTGCCCTGCTGATGACTCAGAAACCTGGTCCAGCCATCACAGACGTTCCCTGgcccctgagcacagcctggctcatgcTCTGTTCCCCCGAGCATGTGGCTCTGCAGCAAGGGCAGTGGCACCGAGCACCGCCTGGCAGGAACAGGGGCCTGGCACAGCGACGCCATGGGCTGTGTCCAGCACCCTGAGAGCTCCAGGTCTAATAAAGACACTTtggtcctgctgggctgcacaTCCTGGTCCTGTTTGCTGGCAATCCTGGCCCAGGGCAAGCCCTGCCTGTGGCGGGTGGGGGAGAAGTGACCTGCCCGGCTGggttgctgtgctgggagtgtTTGCTCTCCTGGTCAACTGCATGAAAAATTTTGGCATTGGGATAGTAGGACAGTTGAAATTGAGGTTTTCAGAGTTGTTAGGAAACCTCGGATGTTGCTCTGCTGTGGGAGGAGAGCTGAGCTCAAGAAGCTCCTGCTTGGCCTCGTGCTCTGTGGCTCATGCCACGTTTGGCTTTTCCTGCCTGACCCtttcctcacacacacacacaaaccctgcTGTTTTTCCAGttgtgccctgctgcctgcatggctttccctgctttccctgcctgaCTCCACACCAGGGTGCAAGGACAAGAGCCCAGGCAGCTGGTCTGGGTTAACAGGGGCCAAACTGGAATCactgggctgcacagggtgaTACTGAAACAGCTCTTGGCCAGGGCTTGGTGTTGCCTGGGCAGCTCTTGCAGTTCTTCCTCAGGGCTCATTTTCTGCATCTGTTTTCCACGTGGTTTATGAGCTCTTGCAAAAGCCCAACACCAGGAACCCCCTCAGGACTCAGCAGGGGACCCCAGCCTGTGCCTCCctagggctggcagggaccttGTGTCCCCTGGGCAGTCCTGGTGCTTGGatattccctgtgctggggccagggctgcagccagaggatTCCATCAGCCATGGACAGCACCCacccctgcacagagcacatgCACAATTCTGCCACTTGATGTCACCTGCCATAAAACAGTCCCAGCTGAGGTGTTCCCAGAAGAACAAACCTGGGGTGCCCCAGGGCAGATGGTTCAGAAATTCCATGTGAGTCCTGCCTTGGACCTTTAATTACCTGGGAATGTGCGAGAAATTAAAGCCTTCAAGGAATGGATAAGAGGTATCACTGAGTGCTACTGCACCT
The DNA window shown above is from Molothrus aeneus isolate 106 chromosome 19, BPBGC_Maene_1.0, whole genome shotgun sequence and carries:
- the RNF224 gene encoding RING finger protein 224, encoding MSQAGGSPRAEGSGPCVGAHSRTPSRGSQRVECIICYSSYDLGVRLPRRLYCGHTFCQACLKRLDAVSNEQRWIPCPQCRQNTPTPRGGVTMLDLDLATFLAVKADKEQPRGAGRSPAALPAKGPGKEPAVTQQPAGLCQEPVPPALLPRRGCCRLCLCCGVTAAFES